In a single window of the Chondrocystis sp. NIES-4102 genome:
- a CDS encoding stationary-phase survival protein SurE: MSNILISNDDGIFALGVRTLANTLAQAGHQVTVVCPDRERSATGHGLTLHQPLRASKIDSDSVFDDQVIAWSCSGTPADCVKFALSAVLSTRPDFVFSGINHGPNLGTDVLYSGTVSAAMEGVLEGIPSVAFSLASFAYWEFQPAADFALELLEKLSQVNYPKAPFLSVNIPPLPASEIAGVLVTRQGLRRYIEKFEKRLDPRGKSYYWLEGEIVEDIEQPDDINLPPHILTDVQAIRDRYITITPLQYNLTDATIVKHLYQQNFLSDNYLKGGE, from the coding sequence ATGAGCAATATCTTAATTAGTAACGATGATGGTATTTTCGCTTTAGGTGTTCGCACTTTAGCTAATACCTTAGCCCAAGCTGGTCATCAAGTAACGGTTGTTTGTCCCGATCGCGAACGTTCGGCTACGGGACATGGTTTAACTCTTCATCAGCCTTTGAGAGCTTCTAAAATTGATTCTGATTCTGTATTTGATGATCAGGTAATTGCTTGGTCTTGTTCTGGAACTCCCGCAGACTGTGTAAAATTTGCCTTAAGCGCGGTGCTATCTACCCGTCCTGATTTTGTCTTTTCTGGTATTAATCATGGGCCCAATCTAGGTACTGATGTATTATATTCAGGAACAGTCTCAGCAGCAATGGAAGGGGTGTTAGAAGGTATTCCCAGTGTGGCTTTTAGTTTAGCAAGTTTTGCCTACTGGGAATTTCAACCAGCAGCAGATTTTGCACTAGAACTATTAGAAAAGTTATCACAGGTAAATTATCCCAAAGCACCATTTTTGAGTGTCAATATTCCACCATTACCAGCTTCAGAAATAGCAGGGGTTTTAGTTACCCGTCAGGGGTTGCGTCGTTATATAGAAAAATTTGAGAAAAGATTAGACCCGCGTGGCAAGAGTTATTATTGGCTAGAAGGGGAAATTGTAGAGGATATAGAACAGCCAGACGATATTAATTTACCACCCCATATTTTAACGGATGTGCAAGCAATTCGCGATCGCTATATTACCATTACGCCCCTACAATATAATTTGACTGATGCTACGATCGTTAAACATCTCTATCAGCAGAATTTTTTAAGTGACAATTATCTAAAAGGTGGTGAATAG
- a CDS encoding helix-hairpin-helix motif protein, which translates to MYCRRWILLCYLLLLTGCQKLPQHSAKLPQDPAIQVYFNHRQTKNKYTDPYRQIKRPGDNLEAVIIEEIAAAKSTINLAVQEFNLPLVAQALVASQQQGVEVKVILENNYSSPLSELNPQQVDKLKQRDRLKYDQFQQLVDVNGDGNLTQQEISTRDALIILRQAGIPLIDDTADGSKGSGLMHHKFMVVDNKTVITGSANFTLSDIHGDFDNLDNRGNVNHLLRIDNQQVASIFTEEFNYLWGYGNIGGINSKFGLDKPARSPFIIRWDNTEVLIQFSPISKSKDWRESGNGLISQILNNANDSINLALFVFSEQQLVDLLQTKQQQGVTIQGVFDPGFAFRYYSEVLDMLGVTGYYRCQPESDNNPWLQPLNTIGIPDLDLGDKLHHKFAAIDQHLVIAGSQNWTAAANHLNDETVIVINNYLVAQHFEQEFTRLYQTASFGLSPNAKAKLQQQQAQCNS; encoded by the coding sequence ATGTATTGTCGAAGGTGGATTTTACTATGCTACTTATTGTTACTTACAGGCTGTCAAAAATTACCTCAACATTCAGCCAAATTACCCCAAGATCCAGCGATCCAAGTTTATTTTAATCATCGACAAACCAAAAATAAATACACCGATCCTTATCGCCAAATCAAACGCCCTGGAGACAATTTAGAAGCAGTAATTATAGAAGAAATAGCAGCAGCTAAGTCAACTATTAATTTAGCTGTACAAGAATTTAATTTACCTTTGGTGGCTCAAGCCTTAGTAGCAAGTCAACAACAGGGTGTAGAAGTAAAAGTAATTTTAGAAAATAACTATAGTAGCCCTCTAAGTGAGTTAAATCCACAACAAGTTGACAAATTAAAACAACGCGATCGCTTGAAATATGATCAGTTTCAACAATTAGTAGATGTTAACGGTGATGGAAATCTAACTCAGCAGGAAATCTCTACTAGAGACGCTTTAATTATTTTACGCCAAGCAGGAATTCCTCTAATTGATGATACCGCCGATGGGTCGAAGGGAAGTGGCTTGATGCACCATAAATTTATGGTAGTAGACAATAAAACCGTTATTACAGGCTCTGCTAATTTTACCCTGAGTGACATACATGGGGATTTTGATAATTTAGATAATCGAGGTAATGTTAATCACTTACTACGTATCGATAATCAGCAAGTAGCAAGTATATTCACTGAAGAATTTAATTATCTTTGGGGGTACGGGAATATTGGCGGAATTAATAGTAAATTTGGTTTAGATAAACCAGCGCGATCGCCTTTTATTATACGATGGGACAATACAGAAGTCTTAATCCAGTTTTCCCCCATTTCTAAAAGTAAAGATTGGCGAGAAAGTGGCAATGGTTTAATTAGTCAAATTCTCAATAATGCTAATGATTCTATAAATCTGGCTTTATTTGTTTTTAGTGAGCAGCAACTGGTGGATCTGCTGCAAACCAAGCAACAACAAGGAGTGACTATTCAAGGGGTTTTCGATCCTGGTTTTGCTTTTCGTTACTACAGCGAAGTCTTGGATATGTTGGGTGTTACTGGTTATTATCGTTGTCAGCCAGAATCTGATAACAATCCTTGGCTACAACCTCTCAACACTATCGGTATACCCGATCTTGATTTAGGTGATAAGCTTCATCATAAATTTGCTGCGATAGATCAGCATCTAGTTATTGCAGGCTCGCAAAATTGGACAGCAGCAGCCAATCATTTAAATGATGAAACTGTCATTGTGATTAATAATTATTTGGTGGCGCAACACTTCGAGCAGGAATTCACTCGCCTATATCAAACAGCTTCTTTCGGTTTATCTCCTAATGCCAAAGCTAAACTTCAACAGCAGCAAGCTCAGTGTAATAGTTAG
- a CDS encoding iron-sulfur cluster-binding protein like protein, with translation MLKDSSVINPFCFKGIVVKISQDQGKTKYIQIKSDSQKYWVKIPKRLRDSLDPISCGYQLEVVGNIKQNLKTGKYKYKAEAVAIIPQTNITATTTKPKAQILICQKSNCWKNGGKEVCQQLETILSDRQIKQDVVIKKTGCLKKCKQAPTLIMLPDKAKYSQVKPKQIEKLVEKHLISNFA, from the coding sequence ATGCTAAAAGATAGCAGTGTAATTAATCCTTTTTGCTTCAAAGGTATAGTTGTAAAAATCTCTCAAGATCAAGGCAAAACAAAATACATTCAAATCAAGAGCGATAGCCAGAAATATTGGGTGAAAATTCCTAAAAGACTTAGAGACAGTCTTGATCCAATTAGTTGTGGTTATCAATTAGAAGTAGTAGGTAACATTAAACAAAATCTTAAAACTGGTAAATATAAATATAAAGCAGAAGCAGTAGCGATCATTCCTCAAACAAATATAACTGCGACTACAACTAAACCCAAAGCACAAATACTAATCTGCCAAAAATCCAATTGCTGGAAAAATGGAGGTAAAGAAGTTTGCCAACAACTAGAAACAATTTTAAGCGATCGCCAAATAAAACAAGATGTTGTGATCAAAAAAACAGGGTGTTTAAAAAAATGTAAACAAGCCCCTACATTAATAATGTTGCCTGATAAAGCAAAATATAGTCAGGTAAAACCCAAACAAATAGAAAAGCTAGTGGAAAAGCATTTAATTAGTAATTTTGCTTGA
- a CDS encoding transcriptional regulator LysR family protein: protein MKLSQIKSFVAVAKYGKFSQAAIELDLTQPTISHAIATLESDLGVQLLFRGKKGVNLTPIGENVLKHCYQILKSVDDIREEANSYRSLNGGKIRISAFRGAAAQLLPRIRAEFKLRYPQIDVKIIEEKDCPQVEQMVYEGQADIGFTIASGNKDLDTIEVLRDDYIVILPANSDLIDIGDQNQVASEDISISWTQLLSLPIISYPNQNSCFLEIQKYFEDQGYEFKPNEQVRESDTIVNLVATGSGAAILPQLSVFHLPEGVAVLRLPQPLQRIVVAATPKNTDLSHAVWAFVDFLKQNY from the coding sequence ATGAAACTTTCCCAGATTAAGTCGTTTGTTGCAGTAGCTAAGTATGGCAAATTCAGTCAGGCAGCTATTGAATTAGATTTGACTCAGCCTACTATTAGTCATGCGATCGCAACTTTGGAAAGTGATTTAGGTGTGCAATTGTTGTTTCGGGGCAAAAAAGGTGTCAATCTTACTCCCATTGGGGAAAATGTTTTAAAGCACTGTTACCAAATTTTAAAGTCTGTTGATGATATTAGGGAAGAAGCTAATAGTTATCGCAGTTTGAATGGGGGAAAAATTAGGATTTCGGCTTTTAGAGGCGCAGCAGCCCAGCTATTACCTAGAATTCGAGCCGAGTTTAAGCTTAGATATCCTCAAATTGATGTCAAAATTATTGAGGAAAAGGATTGTCCACAAGTAGAACAAATGGTCTATGAGGGACAAGCGGACATTGGTTTTACTATCGCTTCTGGAAATAAGGATCTTGATACTATTGAAGTATTACGAGATGATTATATTGTGATTTTGCCAGCTAATTCGGATCTAATTGATATTGGAGATCAAAACCAAGTGGCATCTGAGGATATTAGTATTAGTTGGACACAATTGTTAAGCTTACCGATTATTTCCTATCCTAATCAAAACAGTTGTTTTCTAGAGATACAAAAGTATTTTGAGGATCAAGGGTATGAATTTAAACCGAATGAGCAAGTCAGGGAAAGTGACACAATAGTTAATTTGGTGGCTACAGGCTCAGGTGCAGCTATTTTGCCTCAGTTGTCGGTGTTTCATTTACCCGAAGGTGTGGCGGTTTTGCGTCTTCCTCAACCTTTACAGCGTATTGTGGTGGCTGCTACTCCTAAAAATACTGATCTATCCCATGCTGTGTGGGCGTTTGTTGATTTTCTCAAGCAAAATTACTAA
- a CDS encoding class V aminotransferase, with amino-acid sequence MSQRPIYLDAHATTPLDQRVLDAMLPYFTEYFGNPSTNSHVYGWEANAGVKQAREAIASIINATPEEIVFTSGATEANNLAIKGVAEAYFEQGRHIITVVTEHRAVLDPCAYLENLGFEVTYLPVQPDGLLDLTQLASAIREDTILVSVMAANNEIGVLQPLQAIGELCHSRGVLFHTDAAQAIAKIPLDVAAMQIDLMSLTAHKVYGPKGIGALYVRRRDPRVKLAAQIQGGGQERGMRSGTLYTPQIVGFAKALEIGIAQMSSESARLLDLKQHLWSMFEPLEGIYLNGNLNQSLPGNLNISVEGVDGSALLLGLQSVVAVSSGSACSSTNTTPSHVLMALGRNAKLAHASLRFGIGRFNTLEEISLVGQQAIATIESLRQAKQLQFS; translated from the coding sequence ATGTCTCAACGTCCGATATATCTTGATGCCCATGCCACAACCCCCTTAGATCAACGGGTGTTAGACGCTATGTTGCCATATTTTACTGAATATTTTGGAAACCCTTCAACTAATAGTCATGTATATGGTTGGGAAGCTAATGCAGGGGTTAAGCAAGCTAGGGAAGCGATCGCCAGTATAATTAATGCTACACCTGAAGAGATTGTGTTTACCAGTGGCGCAACGGAAGCAAATAATTTGGCAATTAAAGGGGTTGCTGAGGCGTATTTTGAGCAAGGTAGGCATATTATTACTGTGGTAACGGAGCATCGCGCGGTATTAGATCCTTGTGCTTATTTGGAGAATTTAGGTTTTGAGGTTACTTATTTACCTGTGCAACCTGATGGTTTATTGGATCTGACACAATTAGCTTCAGCCATCCGTGAGGATACTATTTTAGTTTCGGTGATGGCAGCTAATAACGAAATTGGGGTGTTGCAGCCTTTACAAGCAATAGGTGAGCTTTGTCACAGTCGCGGGGTTTTATTTCATACTGACGCTGCTCAAGCGATCGCTAAAATTCCTTTGGATGTGGCTGCTATGCAGATAGATTTGATGTCTCTAACTGCTCATAAGGTATATGGGCCCAAAGGGATCGGGGCTTTATATGTTCGTCGGCGCGATCCTAGGGTTAAATTGGCTGCTCAAATTCAAGGTGGTGGACAGGAAAGGGGTATGAGATCTGGAACTCTTTATACACCCCAAATAGTTGGCTTTGCTAAGGCGTTGGAAATTGGCATAGCACAAATGTCATCGGAGTCGGCGCGCCTTCTAGATCTTAAACAACACCTCTGGTCGATGTTTGAACCGCTAGAAGGGATTTATCTTAATGGTAATTTGAATCAAAGTTTACCTGGTAATTTAAATATTAGTGTTGAAGGTGTAGATGGTTCGGCTTTATTATTGGGATTACAATCTGTAGTTGCCGTGTCCTCTGGTTCTGCTTGTTCTTCTACGAACACTACTCCTTCCCATGTGCTTATGGCTTTGGGACGAAATGCTAAACTTGCCCATGCTTCTTTACGCTTTGGTATTGGTAGATTTAACACCCTAGAGGAAATAAGTTTAGTTGGGCAGCAGGCGATCGCTACTATTGAATCTTTACGTCAGGCGAAACAATTGCAATTTAGTTAG
- a CDS encoding prevent-host-death family protein, producing MKQVNIHQAKTNLSKLLERVELGEEVIIANRGIPKAIISKYISEEEKTSKNPWGRYAGQIMISDDFDEEDEEINNLFGA from the coding sequence ATGAAACAGGTTAATATCCATCAAGCCAAAACTAATTTATCTAAATTGCTAGAGAGAGTTGAATTAGGAGAAGAAGTTATCATTGCTAATCGTGGTATTCCTAAAGCCATAATTAGCAAATATATTTCCGAAGAAGAGAAAACTTCAAAAAACCCTTGGGGTAGATACGCAGGGCAAATAATGATAAGTGATGACTTTGATGAGGAAGATGAAGAAATTAATAATTTGTTTGGAGCATGA
- a CDS encoding aldehyde dehydrogenase produces MAIATINPATGETLKTFTPLTEAEIETKLALAQSAFIEYKNTTFTQRSQWLKQAAAILEKDKQKFAQIMTTEMGKTLTSAIAEVEKCAAVCNFYAEKAPEFLEDLTIASDASHSYVSYQPLGVILAVMPWNFPFWQVFRFAAPALMAGNVGILKHASNVPQCATAIEEIITQAGFPGGVFQTLLIEASQVKTIIADGRVKAATLTGSEPAGKALASAAGAEIKKVVLELGGSDPFIVLDSANISEAVTTAVKARMLNNGQSCIAAKRFIVSEKIADEFQSQLIEQFQALTVGDPMAETTDIGPLATDSIRAELSQQVESAVKQGGKILSGGEAIQDLPGNYFQPTIIADIPVNAAIAQEEFFGPVALLFRVANLDEAIALANNIPFGLGASAWTNDAVERERLISEIEAGAVFINGMVKSDPRLPFGGIKRSGYGRELSSQGILEFVNIKTVWIK; encoded by the coding sequence ATGGCGATCGCAACTATTAATCCTGCAACAGGGGAAACTCTCAAAACTTTTACCCCTTTAACTGAGGCTGAAATTGAAACAAAACTGGCTTTAGCACAATCTGCTTTTATAGAATATAAAAATACTACTTTTACTCAACGTAGTCAGTGGCTTAAGCAAGCAGCAGCTATTCTAGAAAAAGATAAACAAAAGTTTGCCCAGATCATGACAACAGAAATGGGTAAAACCTTAACTAGTGCGATCGCGGAAGTAGAAAAATGTGCTGCGGTATGTAATTTTTATGCAGAGAAAGCCCCAGAATTTTTAGAGGATCTCACCATTGCTAGTGATGCTAGTCATAGTTATGTGTCTTATCAACCATTGGGGGTAATTTTGGCGGTAATGCCTTGGAATTTTCCTTTTTGGCAAGTATTTCGCTTTGCTGCCCCTGCCCTCATGGCGGGTAATGTGGGGATACTCAAACACGCTTCTAATGTGCCTCAATGTGCAACCGCGATCGAAGAAATTATTACTCAAGCTGGCTTTCCTGGGGGGGTGTTTCAAACCCTACTAATTGAAGCTAGTCAGGTTAAAACAATTATTGCCGATGGGCGGGTAAAAGCAGCTACCTTAACAGGAAGTGAGCCTGCTGGTAAAGCTTTAGCATCGGCTGCGGGGGCAGAAATAAAAAAAGTGGTGTTGGAATTGGGAGGGAGTGATCCTTTTATCGTATTAGATAGTGCCAATATATCCGAGGCGGTAACAACGGCGGTTAAAGCAAGGATGCTAAATAATGGACAGTCTTGCATAGCAGCAAAACGTTTTATTGTTAGTGAAAAAATTGCCGATGAATTTCAATCACAACTAATTGAGCAGTTTCAGGCTTTGACTGTTGGCGATCCTATGGCAGAAACTACGGATATTGGCCCTTTGGCAACTGATAGTATACGTGCAGAATTAAGTCAGCAAGTAGAAAGTGCGGTTAAACAGGGAGGCAAAATCTTATCTGGGGGAGAAGCAATACAAGATTTACCAGGGAACTATTTTCAGCCGACTATTATCGCTGATATACCAGTGAATGCAGCTATAGCGCAAGAGGAATTTTTTGGGCCTGTTGCCTTATTGTTTCGTGTTGCCAATTTAGATGAGGCGATCGCTTTAGCTAATAATATTCCTTTTGGCTTGGGTGCTAGTGCTTGGACGAATGACGCAGTTGAAAGGGAGCGTTTGATTAGTGAAATTGAGGCAGGAGCAGTATTTATTAATGGTATGGTGAAATCAGATCCCCGTTTGCCTTTTGGGGGAATCAAGCGATCGGGTTATGGCAGAGAGTTAAGCAGTCAAGGAATTCTAGAATTTGTCAATATCAAAACTGTCTGGATTAAATAA